A region from the Fibrobacter sp. genome encodes:
- the murB gene encoding UDP-N-acetylmuramate dehydrogenase, with protein MQILENEPMNKHTSFKVGGPARFFVKAESVDDLKEALAMARENRLPHFILGNGTNLLVSDKGYEGVVITLAGEFSEIADMGKGAFKAGAAVPLGRFARAALKQGYAGIHKLAGIPGTLGGAIYMNAGAYGQEIGTHCTQVVTLDEAGNIRERSASECAFGYRQSIFQKSGAGGAQAETILSATFQLESANTACESPEQTVARLEAELQECMAKRKATQPLNMPNAGSTFKRMERGSADMPQQVAPGYYIEQAGLKGYRIGGAEVSTLHANFIVNAGGATAKDILDLSDYVKAAVAKKFGVELQREIIMLGEF; from the coding sequence ATGCAGATTCTAGAAAACGAGCCGATGAACAAGCACACCTCTTTCAAGGTAGGCGGACCGGCACGTTTTTTTGTGAAGGCGGAAAGCGTTGACGACCTGAAAGAAGCCCTCGCAATGGCCCGCGAAAACAGGCTCCCCCATTTTATCCTCGGGAACGGCACGAACCTGCTCGTCTCGGACAAGGGCTACGAAGGCGTCGTCATCACGCTCGCCGGAGAGTTTTCTGAAATTGCAGACATGGGCAAAGGTGCGTTCAAAGCCGGAGCCGCAGTCCCGCTCGGGAGATTCGCCCGCGCAGCGCTCAAGCAGGGCTATGCGGGAATCCACAAACTCGCGGGAATCCCGGGAACCCTCGGGGGCGCCATCTACATGAACGCTGGCGCCTACGGGCAAGAAATCGGGACGCACTGCACGCAGGTTGTCACCCTGGACGAGGCCGGCAACATTCGCGAACGATCCGCCAGTGAATGCGCCTTCGGGTACAGACAAAGTATTTTTCAGAAGTCCGGCGCAGGTGGAGCACAGGCCGAAACCATTCTCTCCGCGACGTTCCAGCTAGAAAGCGCGAATACCGCATGTGAATCGCCGGAGCAAACCGTCGCCCGCCTCGAAGCCGAACTGCAGGAATGCATGGCCAAACGCAAGGCGACGCAGCCGCTGAACATGCCGAATGCGGGTTCCACCTTCAAACGCATGGAACGCGGTTCCGCCGACATGCCGCAACAAGTCGCCCCCGGCTACTACATCGAGCAGGCGGGCCTCAAGGGTTACCGCATCGGTGGCGCCGAAGTCAGCACGCTCCATGCGAACTTCATCGTAAACGCGGGCGGCGCGACGGCAAAGGACATCCTCGACCTGAGCGATTACGTCAAGGCGGCTGTCGCAAAAAAATTCGGCGTCGAGCTCCAGCGCGAAATCATAATGCTCGGAGAATTTTAG